Proteins from one Streptomyces genisteinicus genomic window:
- a CDS encoding histone-like nucleoid-structuring protein Lsr2, with the protein MAQKVQVLLVDDLDGGEADETVTFALDGKTYEIDLTTANADKLRGLLEPYAKSGRRTGGRAATGRGKGRAAAGGGNKDTAEIRAWAKANGYEVNDRGRVPASVREAYEKANG; encoded by the coding sequence GTGGCACAGAAGGTTCAGGTCCTTCTTGTCGACGACCTCGACGGCGGCGAGGCGGACGAGACGGTGACGTTCGCTCTGGACGGCAAGACCTACGAGATCGACCTCACCACCGCCAATGCCGACAAGCTCCGGGGCCTGCTCGAGCCGTACGCGAAGAGCGGCCGCCGCACCGGAGGCCGTGCCGCGACCGGTCGCGGCAAGGGCCGTGCCGCCGCGGGCGGCGGCAACAAGGACACCGCGGAGATCCGCGCGTGGGCCAAGGCCAACGGCTACGAGGTCAACGACCGCGGCCGTGTTCCCGCGTCGGTCCGTGAGGCCTACGAGAAGGCCAACGGCTGA
- a CDS encoding BlaI/MecI/CopY family transcriptional regulator, whose amino-acid sequence MPRQLGELEDAVMTRVWQWNRPVTVREVLEDLQQDRSIAYTTVMTVMDNLHQKGWVRREVDGRAYRYTAVSTRAAYSAALMNEAWSQSDNPAAALVAFFGMMSPEQRESLQAAMRIVQGAEGGDGPGAPGR is encoded by the coding sequence GTGCCCCGTCAATTGGGAGAGCTCGAAGACGCCGTCATGACACGGGTCTGGCAATGGAACCGGCCGGTCACCGTCAGAGAAGTGCTGGAGGACCTCCAGCAGGATCGCTCCATCGCCTACACCACCGTCATGACGGTAATGGACAATCTCCATCAGAAGGGCTGGGTGCGCCGGGAAGTGGACGGCCGCGCCTATCGGTATACGGCGGTCTCCACCCGCGCCGCGTACTCGGCCGCACTGATGAACGAAGCCTGGTCGCAGAGTGACAACCCCGCCGCCGCGCTGGTCGCCTTCTTCGGCATGATGTCGCCCGAGCAGCGCGAGTCCCTGCAAGCCGCGATGCGCATCGTGCAGGGCGCAGAGGGTGGCGACGGACCGGGTGCCCCGGGGCGATAG
- the nadC gene encoding carboxylating nicotinate-nucleotide diphosphorylase, which yields MTTPEERPEPVDVPLIQIGAPAADGAGCGDGCGCADEVYESGLDPALAELLAAAGLDPVQVEDIAHLAIEEDLDGGVDVTSVATVPQDAVATGDFTARESGTVAGLRVAEAILSIVCTTEFEVERHVEDGDRVEAGQKLLSVTAGTRDLLTGERSALNLLCRLSGIATATRAWADALEGTGARVRDTRKTTPGLRALEKYAVRCGGGVNHRMSLSDAALVKDNHVVAAGGVAEAFKAVRDRFPDLPIEVEVDTLHQVREVLDAGADLILLDNFTPAETEEAVALTAGRAVLESSGRLTLENARAYAATGVDYLAVGGLTHSSPILDIGLDLREVDA from the coding sequence GTGACCACGCCCGAAGAACGTCCGGAGCCCGTGGACGTACCGCTGATCCAGATCGGCGCGCCCGCCGCAGACGGGGCGGGCTGCGGCGACGGCTGCGGCTGTGCCGACGAGGTGTACGAGAGCGGGCTCGACCCCGCACTCGCCGAACTCCTCGCCGCCGCCGGGCTCGACCCGGTCCAGGTCGAGGACATCGCCCATCTCGCCATCGAGGAGGACCTCGACGGCGGGGTGGACGTCACCAGCGTGGCGACCGTCCCCCAGGACGCCGTCGCGACGGGCGACTTCACCGCCCGCGAGTCCGGCACGGTGGCCGGACTGCGGGTCGCCGAGGCGATCCTGTCGATCGTGTGCACCACCGAGTTCGAGGTGGAGCGGCACGTCGAGGACGGCGACCGGGTCGAGGCGGGCCAGAAGCTGCTCTCCGTCACCGCCGGCACCCGCGATCTGCTCACCGGCGAGCGCAGCGCGCTCAACCTGCTGTGCCGGCTGTCCGGCATCGCGACGGCGACCCGTGCCTGGGCGGACGCCCTGGAGGGCACCGGCGCGCGAGTGCGCGACACCCGCAAGACCACGCCCGGCCTGCGGGCCCTGGAGAAGTACGCGGTGCGCTGCGGCGGCGGCGTCAACCACCGGATGTCGCTGTCCGACGCGGCGCTGGTCAAGGACAACCACGTGGTGGCCGCCGGCGGGGTGGCCGAGGCGTTCAAGGCCGTCCGCGACCGGTTCCCCGACCTGCCGATCGAGGTCGAGGTGGACACCCTGCACCAGGTCCGCGAGGTGCTGGACGCGGGCGCCGACCTGATCCTGCTCGACAACTTCACCCCGGCGGAGACCGAGGAGGCCGTCGCCCTCACCGCGGGCCGGGCGGTCCTGGAGTCCTCCGGCCGCCTCACCCTGGAGAACGCCCGCGCGTACGCGGCGACGGGCGTCGACTACCTGGCCGTCGGCGGACTCACCCACTCCTCGCCGATCCTGGACATCGGCCTCGACCTCCGCGAGGTCGACGCCTGA
- a CDS encoding type III pantothenate kinase, with translation MLLTIDVGNTHTVLGLFDGEEIVEHWRISTDSRRTADELAVLLQGLMGMHPLLGDELGDGIEGIAICSTVPSVLHELREVTRRYYGDVPAVLVEPGIKTGVPILMDNPKEVGADRIINAVAAVELYGGPAIVVDFGTATTFDAVSARGEYAGGVIAPGIEISVEALGVKGAQLRKIELARPRSVIGKNTVEAMQAGIVYGFAGQVDGVVGRMKRELAEDPEEVTVIATGGLAPMVLGESSAIDEHEPWLTLIGLRLVYERNVSRL, from the coding sequence ATGCTGCTCACCATCGACGTCGGCAACACCCACACCGTCCTGGGGCTCTTCGACGGCGAGGAGATCGTCGAGCACTGGCGCATCTCGACCGACTCCCGCCGCACCGCCGACGAACTCGCCGTCCTGCTCCAGGGCCTGATGGGCATGCACCCGCTGCTCGGCGACGAACTGGGCGACGGGATCGAGGGCATCGCGATCTGCTCGACGGTCCCGTCGGTCCTGCACGAACTGCGCGAGGTCACCCGCCGCTACTACGGCGACGTCCCCGCCGTCCTCGTCGAGCCCGGCATCAAGACCGGCGTCCCGATCCTCATGGACAACCCCAAGGAGGTCGGCGCGGACCGCATCATCAACGCGGTCGCCGCGGTCGAGCTGTACGGGGGGCCCGCGATCGTCGTCGACTTCGGGACGGCGACGACCTTCGACGCCGTCAGTGCGCGCGGCGAGTACGCGGGCGGGGTGATCGCCCCCGGCATCGAGATCTCCGTCGAGGCCCTCGGTGTGAAGGGCGCCCAGCTCCGCAAGATCGAACTGGCCCGTCCGCGCAGCGTCATCGGCAAGAACACGGTGGAGGCGATGCAGGCGGGCATCGTCTACGGCTTCGCGGGCCAGGTCGACGGAGTGGTCGGCCGGATGAAGCGGGAGCTCGCCGAGGACCCGGAGGAGGTGACCGTGATCGCGACGGGCGGCCTCGCACCGATGGTGCTCGGCGAGTCCTCCGCGATCGACGAGCACGAGCCGTGGCTGACGCTGATCGGGCTGCGCCTGGTCTACGAACGCAACGTCTCCCGTCTGTGA
- a CDS encoding amino-acid N-acetyltransferase, whose product MPYAEANAVTVRRARTSDVPDVRRLVDPYVSEGILLDKATVTLYEAIQEFWVAERDEDARVVGCGALHVMWEDLAEVRTLAVDPQFQGHGTGHQVLGKLLQTARWLGVRKVFCLTFEVDFFQKHGFVEIGESQTPVDTDVYAELLRSYDEGVAEFLGLERVKPNTLGNSRMLLHL is encoded by the coding sequence ATGCCTTATGCCGAAGCAAATGCCGTCACCGTCCGGCGGGCCAGGACCAGCGATGTCCCCGATGTGCGACGACTCGTCGATCCGTACGTGAGTGAAGGCATCCTGCTCGACAAAGCGACCGTCACGCTTTACGAGGCCATCCAGGAGTTCTGGGTCGCGGAACGCGACGAGGACGCGCGGGTCGTCGGATGCGGCGCACTTCATGTGATGTGGGAAGACCTCGCCGAAGTGCGCACCCTCGCGGTGGACCCGCAGTTCCAGGGGCACGGCACCGGTCACCAGGTGCTCGGCAAGCTGCTCCAGACCGCGCGGTGGCTCGGTGTGCGGAAGGTTTTCTGCCTCACCTTCGAAGTGGACTTCTTCCAGAAGCACGGCTTCGTCGAGATCGGGGAGTCCCAGACTCCGGTCGACACCGATGTCTACGCGGAGCTGCTGCGTTCCTATGACGAGGGAGTCGCGGAGTTCCTCGGTCTCGAACGGGTGAAGCCGAACACGTTGGGCAACAGCCGCATGCTTCTGCACCTGTGA
- a CDS encoding L-aspartate oxidase, translated as MTGIRPEAGTRLAAPAPGWAIEADVAVVGSGVAGLTAALRCAAAGLRTVVVTKARLDDGSTRWAQGGIAAALGEGDTPGQHLDDTLVAGAGLCDEEAVRTLVTEGPGAVRRLIGAGARFDTDPESGAIELTREGGHHRRRIAHAGGDATGAEISRALVDAVRRQGLRTIENALVLDLLTDAEGRTAGITLHVMDEGEHDGVGAVHAPAVVLATGGMGQVYSATTNPAVSTGDGVALALRAGAEVSDLEFVQFHPTVLFLGAGSEGQQPLVSEAVRGEGAHLVDADGVRFMTGQHELAELAPRDIVAKGIMRRMHEQGAEHMYLDARHFGAAMWESRFPTILAACRSHGIDPVTEPVPVAPAAHYASGGIRTDLHGRTTVPGLYACGEVACTGVHGANRLASNSLLEGLVFAERIADDIAAHGPHREGVPAVSGPGPGTIRPLAGPGARAEIQRIMSGYAGVLRSGPSLRKAADALAALHASAAAAGTAVEPGTAAWETTNLLDVARALVAAALEREETRGCHWREDHPDRDDDHWRRHLVVRLSAGEPDVRPTAGEAFPPVTPDAPREPQP; from the coding sequence GTGACCGGAATACGGCCCGAGGCCGGCACCCGGCTGGCCGCCCCCGCCCCCGGGTGGGCCATCGAGGCCGACGTGGCCGTGGTCGGCTCCGGCGTCGCCGGCCTCACCGCCGCGCTGCGCTGCGCGGCCGCCGGCCTGCGGACGGTCGTGGTCACCAAGGCCCGCCTCGACGACGGCTCCACCCGCTGGGCGCAGGGCGGCATCGCCGCGGCGCTCGGCGAGGGCGACACCCCCGGCCAGCACCTCGACGACACCCTGGTGGCCGGCGCCGGCCTCTGCGACGAGGAGGCCGTGCGGACCCTGGTCACCGAGGGCCCCGGCGCGGTGCGCCGCCTGATCGGGGCCGGCGCGCGCTTCGACACGGACCCGGAGTCCGGGGCGATCGAGCTGACCAGGGAGGGCGGCCACCACCGCCGCCGCATCGCGCACGCGGGCGGCGACGCCACCGGCGCCGAGATCTCCCGCGCCCTGGTCGACGCCGTCCGGCGCCAGGGACTGCGCACCATCGAGAACGCCCTCGTGCTCGATCTGCTCACCGACGCCGAGGGCCGCACCGCGGGCATCACCCTGCACGTCATGGACGAGGGCGAGCACGACGGCGTCGGGGCCGTCCACGCCCCCGCCGTGGTGCTCGCCACGGGCGGCATGGGCCAGGTCTACTCGGCCACCACCAACCCGGCCGTCTCCACCGGCGACGGCGTGGCGCTCGCGCTGCGCGCCGGGGCCGAGGTCTCGGACCTGGAGTTCGTGCAGTTCCACCCCACCGTCCTGTTCCTCGGCGCCGGCAGCGAGGGCCAGCAGCCGCTGGTCTCCGAGGCCGTGCGCGGGGAGGGCGCCCACCTCGTCGACGCCGACGGCGTCCGCTTCATGACCGGGCAGCACGAGCTGGCCGAACTCGCCCCGCGCGACATCGTCGCCAAGGGCATCATGCGCCGGATGCACGAGCAGGGCGCCGAGCACATGTACCTGGACGCCCGCCACTTCGGCGCCGCGATGTGGGAGAGCCGTTTCCCCACGATCCTCGCCGCCTGCCGGTCCCACGGCATCGACCCCGTGACCGAGCCCGTCCCGGTCGCCCCCGCGGCCCACTACGCCTCCGGCGGCATCCGGACCGACCTGCACGGCCGCACCACCGTCCCGGGCCTGTACGCCTGCGGCGAGGTCGCGTGCACCGGCGTCCACGGCGCCAACCGGCTGGCGTCCAACTCCCTCCTGGAGGGCCTGGTCTTCGCCGAGCGGATCGCCGACGACATCGCCGCGCACGGCCCCCACCGCGAGGGCGTGCCCGCGGTGTCCGGACCCGGGCCGGGGACCATCCGCCCGCTGGCCGGTCCCGGCGCCCGCGCGGAGATCCAGCGGATCATGAGCGGGTACGCGGGTGTGCTGCGTTCCGGCCCGAGCCTGCGCAAGGCGGCCGACGCGCTGGCGGCCCTGCACGCGTCCGCGGCGGCCGCCGGTACGGCGGTGGAACCCGGCACCGCCGCCTGGGAGACGACCAACCTGCTCGACGTCGCCCGCGCCCTGGTGGCCGCCGCCCTGGAGCGCGAGGAGACCCGCGGCTGCCACTGGCGCGAGGACCACCCCGACCGCGACGACGACCACTGGCGGCGCCATCTCGTCGTCCGCCTCTCCGCGGGGGAGCCGGACGTCCGCCCCACCGCCGGTGAGGCCTTTCCACCCGTAACGCCCGACGCCCCCAGGGAGCCGCAACCGTGA
- a CDS encoding SCO3374 family protein: MPFTIPVVPRPRPPAGECPGNWYRATLGWTVADGSPVALVTGIHFDVLEMPAAAGAALLRRAAAGPVAVQGGRMRLLVAAGSAEELPGLLDWLDWGGVDLDLTAVGAGGRMAAPAPPGRTGPVPRGAARWLRPPVRGRDAELPALAGLGDSGDAPGLVPLVAAAATECHRLRLRPARTGCARAGRGESQPLAFS, translated from the coding sequence ATGCCCTTCACGATTCCGGTCGTCCCGCGTCCCCGTCCGCCCGCCGGGGAGTGCCCCGGGAACTGGTACCGCGCGACGCTCGGCTGGACGGTCGCCGACGGCTCACCCGTCGCGCTGGTGACGGGGATCCACTTCGACGTGCTGGAGATGCCGGCGGCGGCCGGGGCGGCGCTGCTGCGCCGCGCGGCCGCCGGGCCCGTCGCGGTCCAGGGCGGCAGGATGCGGCTGCTGGTCGCGGCGGGGAGCGCCGAGGAACTGCCCGGGCTGCTCGACTGGCTGGACTGGGGCGGAGTGGACCTGGATCTCACTGCCGTCGGCGCCGGCGGCCGGATGGCCGCGCCGGCGCCCCCGGGCCGGACGGGCCCCGTGCCCCGGGGCGCCGCCCGCTGGCTGCGTCCGCCCGTGCGGGGACGGGACGCGGAGCTGCCCGCGCTCGCCGGACTCGGGGACAGTGGGGACGCCCCCGGTCTGGTGCCGCTGGTGGCCGCCGCCGCGACGGAGTGCCACCGGCTGCGGCTCCGGCCGGCGCGCACGGGGTGCGCGCGTGCCGGACGCGGGGAGAGTCAGCCGTTGGCCTTCTCGTAG